CAGGCGACAGACCCACGCATGAACGGGTGTGGGTCGGGCGAGTAGTGTTCGAGGAGGTCCTCGTCCTGCAGCGCGTCGAGTTTCTCTTCGGGTACGTCGGTGATGATGACGTTCTGGCGCTGGGTGACGCGAACTTCGCCTGACCCGTACTCGTCGGCGACGCGGGCGAGTTCCTTCGTGTCGTCGACACCCATGCGGCCGACGAGCACGTCGAGACCGACGTAGTAGTTGCCGTCGGCCTGTTCGTGGATGCCGACGTGGTCGGCGTGACCGCCGTTGGCGTAGCCGGCGTTGTAGGAGTACTCCGAACGGAGGTCTTCGCCGGCGGTCTCCAGTTCGAAGTCGACGTACTCTTCCTGCAAGACGCTGCGGAACTTCTCTGGCCCCCACTCGTCGAGCAGGAACTTGATGCGGGCGTTGTAGCGGTTCTCGCGGTCACCGTTGTCGCGGAAGAGCGCGGAGATAGCACCCGAGACCTCTGCGGCCTGTTCGGGCGTCACGAAGACGTCGATGTCGCGGGCGAATCGAGGCTCGTTACGGGAGAGGCCGCCGCCGACACGGATGTTGAAGCCCTTCGTCTCTTCGCCGTCGAGTTCCTTGGTCGCGGGTTCGAGCGCGAGGTCGTTGATGTCGCCTTGGCCACAGCCTTCGCGGCAGCCAGTGATAGAGACCTTCCACTTCCGAGGGAGGTTCGAGTGGTCGTCGTTGCCCTTGAACGTCTCGTTGAGTTCCATCGCGACGGGCAGTGCGTCCACGTGTTCGTGTTTGTCCTTCCCGGCGACGGGACAGCCGACGATGTTCCGCCACGAGTCACCACAGGCCTGTTGGGTGGAGAGGCCGACCGACTCGAGTCTGTCGAAGATGTCGGGGATGTCCTCCAGTTTTATCCAGTGCAGTTGGATGGACTGGCGGGTCGTCCAGTCGACGTAGCCGTTTCCAAAAATCGGATTCTCGGCCGGCCCGCGGGCGTACTCGTCGGCGATTTCGGCGACGACTTCGGTCTGGCCGGGCGTCAGCACGCCGTTCGGCGTCCCGATGCGCATCATGAAATACGACTCCTGCCCGTTCCGCTGGTGGTACAGCCCCCACCATTTGAAGCGCTCGAACCACGCGTCTCGTTCGTCTTCGGGGATGGACTCCCATCCATCTTCGGCGAATTGGAACAGATGCTCTCGTATCTCGTTACCGTAGACCTCTGATTTCCAGCGTTCGACGTCCGTGGGCATTCGTACGAATCCCATGTATTTGCCCACGTAAGGCCCCGAGCGTACCGTCAACCCTTCCCGGTGCTGCCGAAAATAAGCAGAAGTTGCCGGTTAGTTACTGTCGTCGGTGTGAACCGGGAGTACAGCGTGTTCTCGGTCGATATCGACGAACTCACCGTCGGAGAGCCGACCCACAGGAACCCACCCGGGGACGCCAGTCTCACCACAGGCGATACACTGGCCGTACACTTTCGCGGCGACAGTTCGGCCGTCAGCACCGACCGAGAGGACGTTTTCGACGACGAAGTCTGGCAGGTCACACCCACAGAATGACGGGTCGTCGAGGCGCCAGAGCTCACTGACGCTCACTTCTCTCGCATCGTTCACGGAGACCCACGCCCCGTCGTCGAGGACGCGCAGCGAGACACTCATACTCCCTACTCAGACCCCCGCGTACCTATGCAAGACGGCGGCCGCAATCTCCGCAGGGGTGCGCGACGTCCCAGTGTCCGTCAATCGCACCCGAGTCTGTCGATTTCGAGTACATCTCCCCGTCTGAGATAGTGGCAACCTGTTCCGATACCCGGGAGTACGGGTACACGTTACAGGTGCGGATTCCCTTATGGGAGTGGCCTTTCTACGGAGGGAGTGATGAGTGACCGCCCCACCGTTACCCGAGAACACGCCTCGGCTGATGCCGCACCCGAACTGTTCGAACTGACGGAGGACGACGAATGACGACCGAAGTCGAACTCGAACCCGAACAGGAGCGCTCCGACGAGGACGACGAAGTCGACCCCACCGCCCACCTCGACGACCTCGAAGACGGTGCCGGATGTACCGAAATCTGGTCGCATCTCTCGGAATCCCGCGACGAGTGAACGCTCGCGCGCGAACCTCGCCACTCAGGGAGATGTTTTTAAGTGAGAACGCGGAATCGGGTTGTAGATGACGAACGACGAACGCCGACGCACCCGTCGGGTACCAGCCGACCGCCGAGAACCGGTCGGTCAGCCTGTCGTCCGTGGCGACCCCGCCGTCACTGGTGACCGTGCCCGCGAGGCAGTTGGGTTCGACCCCGACGACCCCGCCAGTGTCGAGGAGGCTGCCCGTACAGTTCGGTCGTTCGCCGAGTCCTCGGCGGGCGACGACCACGTCTTCATGCTCCGCGGCGCTGCCGCATGTGCTGCCCTCGTCCGTGGGGTCGGGTCGTACAAACAGGCCGCAGAGATGGCCGGTGGCGACGTCTCTGTCTCGTTTATCCGCAAGTGGGCCCGCGTCCACGACCTGCCGCAGTCGGTCCGCCGGCACGTCGCTCGCGGAAATATCGCTCCGACAGCGGCCAAACACATCGCTCGCGTCTCTGGAGACGCACGACTCCACCTCGCGTGGGCGACACTGGACGGCGACCTCACGGTTCGAGAGGTTCGTCGCCTCGCGAGCGAGGTCAACAACGGAACGCCAGTGACCGAGGCGCTCGACGACCACGGTGTCGCAGTCGGAACGTTAGACGTGTCGCTGCCGCCCGAACTCTACCTCGAACTTCGTCGGCGCGCGTCGCTGAACGACACCGAACCGGGAACCGTCGTGGCCGAGGCGCTGGACACCTACTTCGACTGAAGGAACTGCGCTGTAGTCTCCCGAATCACGTCACGGGCCGTCTCGACTTCTGCCCACTCGATGGTCTCGTCCGGGAAGTGTGCCTGGTCGATGTTCCCCGGTCCAAAGACGACCGTCGGGATCCCCGCTTCCACGTAGAGGCGTGAGTCCGCACCGTAGGTCGCACCGACCGGTTCGTCGTCGAGCGAGTGCGCTCGGAGCGTCGTTCGAAGTGCCTCGACAACCGGTTCGTCCACGTCTATCTCGGCGGGTTCGAACTGGATGGAGAATCGCTCGAACGTTGGCGGGTGCTCCGAAAGCCACTCGTCGTCGTCGACCACGGCCGCCAGTCGGTCTTCGAACGCCTGTTCGACCTCGGCGACGGTCTCGCCGGGAGCGACGCCCAGTCGCCACTCTGCAGTGAGTGTCCCGGCGACGCTCGACGCCCACGACCCCGCTTCCACTTTGCCGACGCAGATGGGCCACGGAATCGGATAGTCGTACAGTGGGTGCGAGACGTGTTCGGAACGCTCGGTTTCGAGGTCGAAGAACGCCTGTCTGATGGTCTCGAACTTCGGAAGCACATCGACACCGCGCCACCGTGATGCTGCGTGTGCGGTCCGGCCAGTCAGGTGGAGTCGTTTCATCACCGTCCCTTCGGTGGCGACCACCGGCTTGAGTCGCGTCGGTTCGGCCACCAGCGCGGCGTCTCGCTCGAAGGGGTACGGATTGTCCAGCGCGGCGGCGGCCGCGCCGATGCCACCTTCTTCTTCGCCGACGACGCACTCGACGACGACTCGCCCATCGATGTCGAGGTCACCGGATTCGACCGCCGCTTTCAGGTCGAGTGCTGCGAAGACACAGGCAGCGAGACCCGACTTCATGTCGGCCGCGCCGCGGGCGGTGACCGTTCCGGCCTCGTCGTCCCACTGGGGGAGGAACGGTTGATTCGACCACAGCTCTGCATCGGCGGGAACCACGTCTACGTGGCCGTTGAGGACGATAGTCCGCCCCGCATCGGGGTCCCCGAACTCGAAGACTCCGGCGACGTTCGGCCGGTTGATGGTCTCGATGTCGTCTGGGTCGTCCGGAAACGACGGATGGTCGGCGAGTCGGCGGGGGTTCGCGCTCCACTCGTACGTCTCGAAGCCGAAGTCGTGCAGACGGTTCTTGAACCACGTCTGCGCAGGTGCTTCGGCACGGCCGACGCTCTCGAATCGGAGGAACGTGTCGACGAAGTCGCGTAGGTCCATACATGGTAGACGGGAACGGGGTACAAAGCAAGTTGGGGAACGAAAATAAACGCTTATCAGTATCCCCACTTAAAGAAAGTTCGAGGGCTGGTAGCTCAGTTAGGCAGAGCGTCTGGCTTTTAACCAGACGGTCGGGGGTTCAAGTCCCTCCCAGCCCGTTTCTACATCCGTGAGCGACAGCGAGCGGTGCTGGGGAGATAACGTGTTCTTACCCGATGATAGCCACTGTATACTCAATACGGTAGCAGCGAATGTGTGTATCAGCGGTCGACTCCACACGAAAGGGTCGCTCAGCCTGGTAGAGCATCCACCCCTGCGGTGGGTGGCCTGAAAAATGGCCTCGATGGTTCGAATCCATCCCCTTTCGCTCACACTGTTTTTCTGTCCAGTCTACGTTCGCTGCACGGCGACGAATCATCTCTCGTTGGAAAGTGACGAGTCTATCGAGACCACGCCGTTCCACGGTCGCGGGGCAATGTAGCGGCGTGGTCAGTCCTGACTACCCGAATATCGGAGAGTCGCTACTATTCAGTCTGGATTGGTTGTTTCAGAACGCTGTCTCACTGTGTTCGTGACCTGCTGGCGTGGTCGTGTGTGCCGAAAGAGGAAATTCGAGTACCACCATACTCAGCACCCTAACCCGGCACACTGTGGCACCATCACCGTTCTCGGAGTATCGCTTCGACTGGAGGTGAGACCGAGACGAGTTCGTGGAACTCACCGTTCAACCGGAAGCCGAGGACGACTTCTTCGACATCGGTTGGTTCGTCCAACAACAACTTGAAGTGGTCTTCAGTCACGGCTGTCTCCCCTCGTAACTTGTTAATCATCCAACCATATGTGGTTTGCGGCTACTTCCGTCCTCTCTACATGCCTGTCGTCGTCTCACTCGACCCTCGCAGCCTGAAAAAAGTCGTTTAGGGCGCGACTGCCCCGGGTGTTACGTCACCCCTGTTTGAACACGACCCCACCACCGGTTTTCGGGTACTCCCACTCGACGTTGTCGTAGGGGCAGCCGAACCGGCATGTCCCGCATTCGAGGCAGTTCTCGTAGGCGATGGATGGAACGCCGTCACTGTCTTCTTCGACCGTCCAGACGGCGGCCGGACAGACTTGCATGCACTCGTTGGTCGTGCAGTCGACGCAGACGTCTGGGTTCTTGACGCCGAGGTGTGACTCGCCGGCGTCGCGGTACTTGACCGTGTAGAGACGGTCTTCGATGCTCACGTCTGGGACGTGTGGTTGTGCTGTGCTCATGATAACATCCTCCGGAAGCGCCACGCACGCTTCGCCGCGCCAAACCACCCACCGGCGGCGTCGAGGAGGCGGTCACGTGCTGCGTCAGTGTGTTCGTCTTTCGAAGAGCGGTCCATCTTGAAGTACTCAGTCTCGGCGTCGGCCAGCGCTCGCGGGAGGTCCTCGAAGAGGAACTGCCGGTCGTCTGCGATGGTTCGCTGGAACCAGTCGTAGTGCCGCAGGTTCTGGACGACGAACGAGTCTTCCAAGTCGCGCGGATAGGCGGCGAGTGCTGCCTCGTCACTGCGGTCGTCTGCGAGTGCGGCCACAATCGCCTTGCCGGCGTGGTAGCCACTCTCGACGGCCATGTTGGTCCCTTCGAGGTGGACACCGTTGTTCAACACCAACCCGGCGGCGTCGCCGACGACGACGGCCCCATCGTGGACGAGGTCCGGCATCGCCTTGGCTCCCCCTTCGGGGATGACGTGCGCGGAGTACTCGATGCGACGCCCGCCACGGATGAGCGGGGCAACCGCCGGGTGTGACTCGAAGGCGTTGAGCGTCGCTTCGGGCGTCTGCCCATGAGCGGCGTCTTCGATGCGATAGGCGACACCGACGCTGACAGAGCGTTTGTTCGTGTAGACGAACCCACCGCCGACTGCCTCGCCGACGGCCCCGTCACCGAAGTAGTGGTAGGCCGCACCGGCGTCACCGTCGAGGTGGAACCGGTCGTCGATGGTCTCGCGGTCGAGTTTGAACACCTCTTTGACCGAGACGGCGACCTCTTCGCGCTCTGGGCGGTCTTTGAGGTCCGCCCCTTCGCTCACGAGAGAGTTCGCACCCTCGGCGAGGACGACGACCGGTGCACGAATCTCGCCGTCCGGGCGGTCGGTTTCGACCCCGACGATTTTGTGGCCGTCGCGGATGAGCCCCGTCACCGTCGTCTCGGTGATGAGCGTCGCACCGGCTTCGACGGCCTGTTTCGCGAACCACTCGTCGAACCGCCGTCTGAGGACGGTGTACGAGTCGTTGTGGGGTTCGTCGCGCCACGCGCCGGGTCGCATCGAGACGGCCGTCTCGTCGCCGTTCGACGTGAGCATCGAGAAGCGCTTCTCGGCGATGTAGCGCTCCATCGGTGCGCTGTCGATGTCGACCAACTCGCGGATGGTCGGCGTGTAGAGCACCCCACCGAAGACGTTCTTCGTCCCCGGTGCGGGGCCACGTTCGAGCATCAGCACGTCGAGTCCCTCGCGGGCCATCGTCAACGCTGCGGCAGTCCCTGCGAGGCCGGCACCCACGATGATCGCGTCGTAGGTGTCGTTGTAGTTCGGCGTCTCAGACTGCAGCTTCGGGAGTTGCAGGGCGCCGCTCTCTGTTCCGTTGGCGCTCATGCGACGACCTCCTGTTTTTCGCGAATCATGGCAGTGAGCTTCGGCAGCACCTCGTGGAGGTCACCGACGATGCCGTAGTCGGCGTGTTCGAAGATTGCCGCGTTCGGGTCGGAGTTGACGGCGACGACGTACTCGCTGTCGTTCATCCCTTCGAGGTGCTGGACGGCACCCGAGATGCCGGCGGCGATGTACAGGTGCGGGCGAACGGTTTTCCCCGTCTGGCCGACCTGTCGGGCGGGTTCGACCCACCCTTCGTCGACGGCGGCGCGACTGGCGGCGACCTCGCCACCGAGTGCGTCGGCGAGGTCGACGATGGGTTGGAAGTTGCCTTCACATCCTGCGCCACCGGCGACGACCACGTCGGCGTCGGTGATGTCCACCACGTCGCTGACGACGCGTTCGATGACTGTCGAGAGCGTGTCTGCTTCGGTGACGACGACGTCGACCTCTTCGACTGCTGTTGTCGTGTCTACGTCCTCGTCGAGCGGTTCACTGGCGTCGA
The genomic region above belongs to Haloferax marinisediminis and contains:
- a CDS encoding nitrite/sulfite reductase, which codes for MPTDVERWKSEVYGNEIREHLFQFAEDGWESIPEDERDAWFERFKWWGLYHQRNGQESYFMMRIGTPNGVLTPGQTEVVAEIADEYARGPAENPIFGNGYVDWTTRQSIQLHWIKLEDIPDIFDRLESVGLSTQQACGDSWRNIVGCPVAGKDKHEHVDALPVAMELNETFKGNDDHSNLPRKWKVSITGCREGCGQGDINDLALEPATKELDGEETKGFNIRVGGGLSRNEPRFARDIDVFVTPEQAAEVSGAISALFRDNGDRENRYNARIKFLLDEWGPEKFRSVLQEEYVDFELETAGEDLRSEYSYNAGYANGGHADHVGIHEQADGNYYVGLDVLVGRMGVDDTKELARVADEYGSGEVRVTQRQNVIITDVPEEKLDALQDEDLLEHYSPDPHPFMRGSVACTGTEFCSLSIVETKNRQVRYARWLKENVDLPDGVEDFHIHLSGCTASCAQPQIADVSLRGMKTRKDGEPVEALDIGLGGGLGENPNFAEWVAQRIPVDEVPGAIKNLLANFEERRDGDETFREFVERTDGEDLADLVEPEETSYEDPMMHNTKRTWYPYAEDDSLDASPAPNRADGTQIPSDD
- a CDS encoding DUF7119 family protein — protein: MTNDERRRTRRVPADRREPVGQPVVRGDPAVTGDRAREAVGFDPDDPASVEEAARTVRSFAESSAGDDHVFMLRGAAACAALVRGVGSYKQAAEMAGGDVSVSFIRKWARVHDLPQSVRRHVARGNIAPTAAKHIARVSGDARLHLAWATLDGDLTVREVRRLASEVNNGTPVTEALDDHGVAVGTLDVSLPPELYLELRRRASLNDTEPGTVVAEALDTYFD
- a CDS encoding M20/M25/M40 family metallo-hydrolase, encoding MDLRDFVDTFLRFESVGRAEAPAQTWFKNRLHDFGFETYEWSANPRRLADHPSFPDDPDDIETINRPNVAGVFEFGDPDAGRTIVLNGHVDVVPADAELWSNQPFLPQWDDEAGTVTARGAADMKSGLAACVFAALDLKAAVESGDLDIDGRVVVECVVGEEEGGIGAAAAALDNPYPFERDAALVAEPTRLKPVVATEGTVMKRLHLTGRTAHAASRWRGVDVLPKFETIRQAFFDLETERSEHVSHPLYDYPIPWPICVGKVEAGSWASSVAGTLTAEWRLGVAPGETVAEVEQAFEDRLAAVVDDDEWLSEHPPTFERFSIQFEPAEIDVDEPVVEALRTTLRAHSLDDEPVGATYGADSRLYVEAGIPTVVFGPGNIDQAHFPDETIEWAEVETARDVIRETTAQFLQSK
- a CDS encoding ferredoxin family protein; this encodes MSTAQPHVPDVSIEDRLYTVKYRDAGESHLGVKNPDVCVDCTTNECMQVCPAAVWTVEEDSDGVPSIAYENCLECGTCRFGCPYDNVEWEYPKTGGGVVFKQG
- a CDS encoding FAD-dependent oxidoreductase, whose amino-acid sequence is MSANGTESGALQLPKLQSETPNYNDTYDAIIVGAGLAGTAAALTMAREGLDVLMLERGPAPGTKNVFGGVLYTPTIRELVDIDSAPMERYIAEKRFSMLTSNGDETAVSMRPGAWRDEPHNDSYTVLRRRFDEWFAKQAVEAGATLITETTVTGLIRDGHKIVGVETDRPDGEIRAPVVVLAEGANSLVSEGADLKDRPEREEVAVSVKEVFKLDRETIDDRFHLDGDAGAAYHYFGDGAVGEAVGGGFVYTNKRSVSVGVAYRIEDAAHGQTPEATLNAFESHPAVAPLIRGGRRIEYSAHVIPEGGAKAMPDLVHDGAVVVGDAAGLVLNNGVHLEGTNMAVESGYHAGKAIVAALADDRSDEAALAAYPRDLEDSFVVQNLRHYDWFQRTIADDRQFLFEDLPRALADAETEYFKMDRSSKDEHTDAARDRLLDAAGGWFGAAKRAWRFRRMLS
- a CDS encoding electron transfer flavoprotein subunit alpha/FixB family protein, whose translation is MTVDISEYRGVWVFVEQHEGEAVPVSWELLSKGRELADETDEPLVALVMGDGVSHLAEEAVARGADHALLADDPVFEPYRADPYGEQFRALVEERKPSIVLIGGTHTGRDFAGRVAVPAHAGLTADCTELAVDDEGLLLASRPTFGGDAMATIKCPSHRPQMATVRAGVFDASEPLDEDVDTTTAVEEVDVVVTEADTLSTVIERVVSDVVDITDADVVVAGGAGCEGNFQPIVDLADALGGEVAASRAAVDEGWVEPARQVGQTGKTVRPHLYIAAGISGAVQHLEGMNDSEYVVAVNSDPNAAIFEHADYGIVGDLHEVLPKLTAMIREKQEVVA